The Patescibacteria group bacterium genome window below encodes:
- a CDS encoding glycosyltransferase family 2 protein encodes MNFSLVIVSYKTKDLLKECLQSYTTQIKESADEIIVVDNDSQDGSVEMVKEYFPGVRVLANDFNAGFSKGCNLGWKNSKNDFIIFSNTDINIPEGFFDKLRLECKSIKDWDIMSPELRSPDKSLIQASWSYELSFWGEFFSMFFSPDRVAKIPFMNYLTVKRQSKVREVDLVAGACMIAKKQFLQTVNGFDENFELYFEDADLCYQCRKIGGRVIFNPNIFVFHGLGKSGEGMSRKISFIYRQSQIYYYRKNNGFLQLQLLKIYLLFKWFLFKGLLKNKKDRNIFFDIIRENKRFSLIDNF; translated from the coding sequence ATGAATTTTTCTCTTGTTATTGTTTCTTACAAAACTAAAGACTTATTAAAAGAATGCTTGCAGTCGTATACAACTCAGATAAAAGAATCAGCAGATGAAATTATCGTTGTTGATAACGACTCTCAAGATGGTAGCGTTGAAATGGTTAAAGAATATTTTCCTGGTGTTAGAGTGTTAGCCAATGATTTTAATGCCGGTTTTTCAAAGGGCTGTAATCTGGGTTGGAAAAACTCCAAGAATGATTTTATTATTTTCTCAAATACTGATATAAACATTCCTGAAGGTTTTTTTGACAAACTCCGTCTGGAGTGTAAAAGTATCAAAGACTGGGACATTATGAGTCCGGAATTACGATCACCTGACAAGTCTTTAATCCAAGCCAGCTGGTCTTATGAGTTGTCTTTTTGGGGAGAGTTTTTTTCTATGTTTTTTTCTCCCGATAGAGTCGCTAAAATACCTTTCATGAATTACTTAACGGTTAAGAGACAAAGTAAGGTTCGCGAAGTTGATTTGGTGGCCGGTGCCTGCATGATTGCCAAAAAACAATTTTTACAAACCGTTAACGGTTTTGATGAAAATTTTGAACTTTATTTTGAAGACGCTGATCTTTGTTACCAGTGCAGAAAAATCGGTGGGCGGGTGATATTTAATCCTAATATTTTTGTTTTTCATGGCTTGGGTAAATCAGGCGAAGGCATGAGTAGAAAGATTAGTTTTATTTATAGACAAAGCCAGATATATTATTATCGGAAGAATAACGGTTTTTTACAGCTACAGCTGCTCAAAATTTACTTGCTTTTTAAATGGTTTCTTTTTAAGGGTCTTTTAAAGAATAAAAAAGACAGAAATATTTTTTTTGACATTATTAGAGAAAATAAGAGATTCAGTTTAATTGATAATTTTTAA
- a CDS encoding prepilin peptidase: MELFVLIILFGLIIGSFLNCLIWRLYAGETLLGRSYCPHCRVNIGWYDNIPFLSYLILLGKCRHCRKSIHWHYPLVEVLTAGIFALVFYYLSRFNGLAFDWDWTVWLTLARDLFIVCIFLVILIMDMRWYVVSDLVTIPAIVIITVINLLLGYSWSIIGLGALVGGGFFLLQYLISRGRWIGDGDIRIGLLLGVFFGWPMVISSIGLAYGLGAIAGIILLITRKKKAHSMMPLGSFLAIGGIISIFLGEFLVNWYLRLINVL; this comes from the coding sequence ATGGAATTATTTGTTTTAATTATCTTATTTGGATTGATTATCGGCAGTTTTTTAAATTGTCTTATTTGGCGTCTTTATGCTGGAGAAACTTTGCTTGGCCGATCTTATTGTCCCCATTGCAGGGTTAATATCGGCTGGTATGACAATATTCCTTTTTTAAGTTATTTAATCCTTTTGGGTAAGTGTAGACATTGTAGAAAAAGTATTCATTGGCATTATCCGCTGGTTGAAGTTTTAACGGCCGGTATTTTTGCTTTGGTGTTTTATTATTTAAGTCGTTTTAACGGCTTGGCTTTTGATTGGGATTGGACGGTCTGGTTAACCTTAGCTCGTGATTTATTTATTGTCTGTATTTTTTTGGTGATTTTAATTATGGATATGCGTTGGTATGTGGTTTCCGATCTTGTAACCATACCAGCTATAGTGATAATTACAGTTATTAATTTACTCTTAGGGTACAGTTGGAGTATTATCGGCTTAGGTGCTTTGGTTGGTGGTGGTTTTTTCCTTTTGCAATATTTAATTTCCCGCGGTCGCTGGATAGGTGATGGAGACATTAGGATAGGTTTACTACTTGGTGTCTTTTTTGGTTGGCCGATGGTAATATCTTCTATTGGCCTGGCCTATGGATTGGGAGCTATTGCTGGTATTATATTGTTAATTACTCGTAAGAAAAAAGCTCATTCCATGATGCCACTTGGTTCTTTTTTGGCGATTGGCGGAATAATCTCAATTTTTCTTGGAGAGTTTTTGGTTAATTGGTATCTTCGTTTAATTAATGTTTTATAG
- a CDS encoding response regulator, producing the protein MKRKIKIFLVEDDKFLMSMYSQKFLAEGFIIQGAASAEEAWPEIKAFKPGLILLDIMLPGQDGLSLLRSLKREPSLAPIPVVLMTNLSRPSDREQGLMLGAADYLVKAHFLPSEIVDKVKQILA; encoded by the coding sequence ATGAAACGTAAAATTAAAATTTTTTTAGTGGAAGATGACAAATTTTTAATGTCAATGTACAGTCAAAAATTTTTGGCTGAGGGTTTTATTATTCAAGGTGCAGCCAGTGCCGAAGAAGCTTGGCCTGAAATAAAGGCTTTTAAACCGGGTCTTATACTTTTGGATATTATGTTGCCAGGGCAAGATGGTTTGTCTCTTTTAAGATCTTTAAAAAGAGAGCCTTCTTTAGCGCCTATTCCAGTGGTTTTAATGACCAATTTGAGCCGTCCTTCAGATAGAGAGCAGGGTTTAATGCTTGGAGCGGCTGATTATTTGGTTAAAGCTCATTTTTTACCCTCGGAAATTGTTGATAAAGTTAAACAAATATTAGCCTAA
- a CDS encoding type II secretion system protein, which produces MIKNTNRKGFTLIELLVVIAIIGILSTLAVVALGNARMKSRDAKRVSDVRQIQTALELHLNDQSTYPANLTSGIPTYMPVIPTNPAPQNDGSCPGGPYTYTQTNAGASYTLRFCLGADTGSIGAGTRTLTPVGIQ; this is translated from the coding sequence ATGATAAAAAATACAAATCGCAAGGGTTTTACTTTGATTGAATTGTTGGTGGTTATCGCCATTATTGGTATTCTTTCAACTTTGGCTGTCGTTGCCCTCGGTAATGCCAGAATGAAGTCTCGTGACGCTAAGCGTGTTTCTGATGTTCGTCAGATTCAGACTGCTTTGGAGTTACACTTGAATGATCAATCAACTTACCCGGCTAACCTTACCAGCGGTATTCCTACCTATATGCCGGTTATTCCAACTAATCCAGCACCTCAAAATGATGGAAGTTGTCCCGGTGGTCCTTATACCTATACCCAGACAAACGCAGGTGCTTCTTACACTTTGAGATTCTGCCTTGGTGCAGATACTGGAAGTATAGGAGCTGGTACTCGTACACTCACCCCGGTGGGTATTCAGTAA
- a CDS encoding prepilin-type N-terminal cleavage/methylation domain-containing protein: MTQNTNRKGFTLIELLVVIAIIGILSTLAVVALGNARMKSRDAKRVSDVRQIQTALELHLNDQSTYPANLTSGIPTYMPVIPTNPAPQNDGSCPGGPYTYTQTNAGASYTLRFCLGADTGSIGAGTRTLTPVGIQ; encoded by the coding sequence ATGACACAAAATACAAATCGTAAGGGTTTTACTTTGATTGAATTGTTGGTGGTTATCGCCATTATTGGTATTCTTTCAACTTTGGCTGTCGTTGCCCTCGGTAATGCCAGAATGAAGTCTCGTGACGCTAAGCGTGTTTCTGATGTTCGTCAGATTCAGACTGCTTTGGAGTTACACTTGAATGATCAATCAACTTATCCGGCTAACCTTACCAGCGGTATTCCTACCTATATGCCGGTTATTCCAACTAATCCAGCACCTCAAAATGATGGAAGTTGTCCCGGTGGTCCTTATACCTATACCCAGACAAACGCAGGTGCTTCTTACACTTTAAGATTCTGCCTTGGTGCAGATACCGGAAGTATAGGAGCTGGCACTCGTACACTCACCCCGGTGGGTATTCAGTAA
- a CDS encoding CTP synthase, with translation MSKKNSFKKTKYIFVVGGVMSGVGKGVAAASMGRILESKGYNVSAIKIDPYINVDAGTMNPIEHGEVFVTEDGDETDQDIGNYERFLNKNIYKDNYMTTGRVYQAVIERERNLGYGGKCVEVVPHIPMEIKERIERAVKKTGAEIMIIEIGGTVGEYQNMLFLEAARMMKLALKDDVAFVMVSYLPIQSGEMKTKPTQYAIRTLNAAGIQPDFIIARSIVALDNVRRQKIALNCNINPEDVISAPDSSSIYQVPVNFEKDHLGERILKRFSLKPRQKDLKEWRSMIKKMEGAKKTTQIAIVGKYFRSGDFHLTDSYISVLEALKHGGLANNCRVNIHWLSSEEVEEKGVSVLKKYQGIIVPQGWGSRGSEGKIKTIKYCRENRVPYFGLCYGMQMAVVEFARNVAGLKGAHSIEADPKTPHPVLEVMPEQKNALAAGRYGGTIRLGGWPCKTVPGTRLAGIYKKRADKKGIVSERHRHRYEFNPKYRAILEEKGLVICGTSPDNKIVEAIELTDHPFFIGTQFHPEYISRPLDPHPLFTEFIKTCLS, from the coding sequence ATGTCTAAAAAGAATAGTTTCAAAAAAACTAAATATATTTTCGTAGTCGGGGGAGTTATGTCCGGTGTGGGTAAAGGCGTAGCAGCGGCCAGTATGGGTAGAATTTTAGAGAGTAAGGGCTATAATGTTAGTGCTATTAAGATAGACCCTTATATTAATGTTGATGCTGGTACTATGAATCCAATAGAGCATGGAGAAGTTTTTGTTACTGAAGATGGGGATGAAACAGACCAGGACATAGGTAATTATGAAAGATTTTTAAATAAAAATATTTATAAAGATAATTACATGACTACTGGCCGAGTTTATCAGGCAGTGATTGAGCGTGAACGAAATTTGGGTTATGGTGGCAAATGCGTAGAAGTGGTGCCTCACATTCCGATGGAGATTAAAGAAAGAATTGAGAGAGCCGTTAAAAAGACCGGTGCTGAGATTATGATTATAGAAATAGGTGGGACGGTGGGGGAATACCAGAACATGCTTTTTTTGGAAGCTGCTCGTATGATGAAACTAGCCCTAAAAGATGACGTGGCTTTTGTTATGGTTAGTTATTTACCAATTCAGTCTGGAGAAATGAAGACTAAACCAACACAGTATGCTATTAGAACCTTAAATGCTGCCGGTATTCAGCCGGACTTTATCATCGCTCGTTCCATTGTTGCGCTTGATAATGTTAGACGACAAAAAATAGCTCTAAATTGTAATATTAATCCAGAAGATGTTATCTCCGCACCGGACAGTTCTTCTATTTATCAGGTACCGGTTAATTTTGAAAAAGATCATTTGGGTGAAAGAATCCTTAAAAGATTCAGTCTTAAACCTAGACAAAAGGACCTTAAAGAATGGCGCTCTATGATTAAAAAAATGGAAGGCGCCAAAAAAACAACACAGATCGCCATTGTTGGTAAATATTTTCGTTCTGGTGATTTTCATCTAACTGATTCTTATATCTCAGTTTTAGAAGCTCTTAAGCACGGTGGCTTAGCCAATAATTGTCGAGTTAATATTCATTGGCTATCATCTGAAGAAGTTGAAGAAAAGGGAGTTTCAGTTTTAAAGAAATATCAGGGAATTATTGTACCCCAAGGTTGGGGTAGTAGAGGTTCTGAGGGTAAGATTAAAACCATTAAGTATTGTCGAGAGAACCGAGTACCTTATTTTGGGCTTTGTTATGGTATGCAGATGGCGGTGGTGGAGTTTGCTAGGAATGTAGCCGGTTTAAAAGGTGCCCATAGTATTGAAGCTGATCCAAAAACACCTCATCCAGTACTTGAAGTAATGCCCGAACAAAAAAATGCCTTAGCGGCCGGTCGTTACGGTGGCACTATTCGTCTTGGTGGTTGGCCCTGTAAAACCGTACCCGGAACTCGTTTGGCGGGAATTTATAAAAAAAGAGCAGATAAAAAAGGTATAGTATCAGAAAGACACAGACATCGCTATGAATTTAATCCAAAATATAGGGCAATCCTTGAAGAAAAAGGCTTGGTTATTTGCGGTACTTCACCGGACAATAAAATAGTTGAAGCCATTGAATTAACTGATCATCCCTTCTTTATCGGTACACAATTCCATCCTGAATATATTTCTCGACCACTGGATCCACATCCTTTATTTACGGAATTCATTAAAACTTGTTTGTCTTAG
- a CDS encoding class I SAM-dependent methyltransferase has translation MNNKFNAIKLVIKKEGWLALFQKRQVYHHLLFPFFYLWSWLRIKFFKSQDIKKIVDFIFSLGFGFFDPIQLKSEIISLLEIVKTAKPRVILEIGTAKGGTLFLFSRIADNKAEIISLDLDASLGKYGGGYPVIKKPLFKSFAQAEQAIHLIRADSHKESTKEKVKGLLQDKLVDFLFIDADHTYEGVKKDFLMYSELVRPGGLVAFHDIITANDTDDYGVERFWNEIKNNYEHFEFIEDRSLRAYGIGLLIKTE, from the coding sequence ATGAATAATAAATTTAATGCCATAAAGTTGGTGATAAAAAAAGAGGGTTGGTTGGCGCTTTTTCAAAAGAGACAGGTTTATCACCATCTATTGTTTCCCTTTTTCTATCTTTGGTCTTGGCTGAGGATAAAATTTTTTAAGAGTCAAGATATTAAAAAAATAGTTGATTTTATTTTTTCTTTGGGTTTTGGCTTTTTTGATCCGATTCAGTTAAAAAGTGAAATTATTTCTTTATTAGAAATTGTTAAAACAGCTAAGCCTCGTGTTATTTTAGAAATAGGTACCGCTAAGGGCGGAACGCTTTTTCTTTTTTCAAGAATAGCGGATAATAAAGCTGAGATTATTAGCCTTGATTTAGATGCGTCTTTAGGTAAGTACGGTGGCGGTTATCCGGTCATTAAAAAGCCTCTTTTTAAATCATTTGCTCAGGCTGAGCAAGCTATTCATTTAATTAGAGCCGATTCACATAAAGAAAGCACCAAGGAAAAAGTTAAAGGTTTATTACAGGACAAGTTAGTGGATTTTTTATTTATTGATGCGGATCATACTTACGAGGGAGTTAAAAAAGATTTTTTAATGTATTCCGAGTTAGTTAGACCGGGTGGTTTAGTGGCTTTTCATGATATTATTACCGCTAACGATACTGATGATTACGGAGTTGAGCGTTTTTGGAATGAAATAAAAAACAACTATGAACATTTTGAATTTATAGAAGATAGAAGTTTGAGAGCTTATGGTATAGGTCTTTTAATTAAAACCGAATAG
- a CDS encoding GspE/PulE family protein: protein MANDKVRQGNDKEKALLDNLVARRFISEATATTILSESSSSGKNIEDIILEKNLLAVEDFIKAKAEFFGFPYIDLMDRVVEEETLNLVPPNIAEHYKIVAFEKEGNRIKVGLVDSENVKAKEAMQFLAQRGKFVIDYYLISLASFNTVFKQYKDISKEVSSALALKAKKDEKDREAVKKLEDTSTVEGVVQDAPVAKIVSVIIRHAIEGGASDIHIEPLPKECRVRYRIDGILHTSLVLPKDVHSSVIARIKVLSDLKLDETRIPQDGRIRLRINERDVDFRVSSMPLLDNEKVVMRVLDTARGVTDLEKLGFAGLSLKTLKSNLDKTGGIMLVTGPTGSGKSTTLYSLLHILNQESRNIITLEDPVEYFVKGVNQSQVHPEVNFTFSSGLRSILRQDPDIIMVGEIRDNETAELAIHAALTGHLVLSTLHTRDAIGTIGRLLDMKIEPFLLAQVLNLCLAQRLARCICTYCKKETKLEEGFFAQIKAKIAEIPEAAIKAIIPDFDPTKVVFYTGEGCSHCGKTGYRSRVSISESIDVNNEMKELILKNKGSISVDEVRENQSFITMEQDGLIKSIQGITTLEEVMRVIQN, encoded by the coding sequence ATGGCCAACGATAAAGTTAGACAAGGTAATGACAAAGAAAAAGCTCTGCTGGATAATTTAGTAGCGCGTCGTTTTATTTCCGAAGCTACAGCTACTACTATCTTATCCGAGTCCTCCTCTTCCGGTAAAAATATAGAAGATATAATTTTAGAAAAAAACCTTTTGGCAGTTGAAGATTTTATTAAAGCCAAAGCTGAGTTTTTTGGTTTTCCTTATATTGATCTAATGGATAGGGTGGTTGAAGAAGAGACACTTAATTTGGTGCCACCAAATATTGCTGAGCATTATAAGATTGTGGCTTTTGAAAAAGAGGGTAACCGTATTAAGGTTGGCTTAGTTGATTCTGAAAACGTTAAAGCTAAAGAGGCCATGCAGTTTTTAGCCCAGAGGGGTAAATTTGTTATTGATTATTACCTTATTTCTTTAGCCAGCTTTAATACGGTTTTTAAACAATATAAAGATATTAGTAAGGAAGTTTCTAGTGCTTTAGCCCTTAAAGCAAAAAAAGACGAAAAAGACAGAGAGGCTGTTAAAAAACTTGAAGACACCTCAACTGTTGAAGGGGTGGTTCAAGATGCTCCAGTAGCTAAAATCGTTTCAGTAATTATTCGTCATGCGATTGAAGGTGGTGCTAGCGACATTCATATAGAGCCTTTGCCAAAAGAGTGCCGTGTTCGCTACCGTATTGACGGTATTTTACATACTTCTTTGGTTTTACCAAAAGATGTTCATTCTTCAGTAATAGCTCGTATTAAGGTTCTTTCTGATCTTAAGCTTGATGAAACTCGCATACCGCAAGACGGACGTATACGTTTACGTATTAATGAAAGAGATGTTGACTTTCGTGTTTCTTCTATGCCTCTTTTGGACAATGAAAAAGTTGTTATGCGTGTGCTCGACACAGCCAGGGGAGTTACTGACTTGGAAAAATTGGGCTTTGCTGGTCTTTCTTTAAAAACCCTAAAGAGTAATTTAGATAAAACTGGTGGTATTATGCTAGTAACCGGTCCGACCGGTTCCGGTAAGAGCACAACTCTTTATTCTTTACTGCATATTTTAAACCAAGAATCCAGAAATATCATTACCCTGGAAGATCCAGTAGAATATTTTGTTAAAGGCGTTAACCAATCACAGGTTCATCCGGAGGTTAATTTTACCTTTTCCAGCGGTTTACGTTCTATTTTGCGTCAGGACCCTGATATTATCATGGTTGGAGAAATTCGTGACAATGAGACGGCTGAATTGGCTATTCATGCCGCGCTAACTGGCCACTTGGTTTTATCCACCTTACACACTAGAGATGCTATTGGTACTATAGGGCGTTTACTTGATATGAAAATTGAACCTTTCCTTTTAGCTCAAGTCCTTAATCTTTGTTTGGCACAGCGTTTGGCTAGATGTATTTGTACATATTGTAAGAAAGAAACTAAGTTAGAGGAGGGATTTTTTGCGCAAATAAAGGCTAAAATAGCTGAAATTCCCGAGGCAGCTATTAAGGCTATTATTCCTGATTTTGATCCGACTAAAGTAGTTTTTTATACTGGAGAAGGTTGCTCTCATTGTGGTAAAACCGGCTATCGTTCTCGAGTAAGTATTTCCGAGTCAATTGATGTTAATAATGAAATGAAAGAGTTAATTTTAAAAAACAAAGGATCTATTTCTGTTGACGAGGTAAGAGAAAACCAGTCTTTCATTACCATGGAACAAGACGGTTTAATTAAGTCTATTCAGGGCATTACTACTCTTGAAGAAGTAATGAGAGTTATTCAAAATTAG
- a CDS encoding O-antigen ligase family protein, protein MKKEVLIKISSLVVDWGLRLSVFLVPIYFAWFKENYGVFDLNKVFLLGFLSVFILSAWFLNLSLTRSWSRVRQTRVFLPFSLVILSWGLATLVAINSEMALWGSYGRKQGLYALLNYALIFFIAVNWLKDRRSFEKILAWWLAGVFLSCYYGLIQLAGLDPYNWLVVSNYRIFSGYGQTNFFAHYLVVSIPLTVYFIFQVAKKRLIIFALWSLLAMEFTCLLFTYSRGAWLALLAAGFTAFLFWLIRKKYFKTLTTILVLSACSIFLLFFTPLRSLVTSFTDTEEHSFFVVRISSILDFKNDTIKARLQYWEPTLPTFFKETPLRNQLFGYGPDNQEFFYSRLYQADWAYFEAINSFPDRAHLVFFDILLHFGILGLLAFTWFSFLIIKRLFLFILRSPEQGNYFLALTVFVSLVAYFVNNLFSFSTTAMSLLWFILMAIAWLIPDNYRLTIKPIKSFSSISLYFITFFVFLTTFFVWYMHGLSAYVADHYLYEAKKLGHKAPCAQVLPKINKMLDWYFVEPLYRENYLSYYSRCLSSIDKQEDRLLVASLMDEVFDSLKKNYQLYNHNLSIALSYTTLGEYLDKKYYEEAEEIYFDLINLNPWLTSTYQDFGIMRIKQQRFEEAIDIFQEGLNRSPDSYKYDTIRRELIKRSLANFHELIGSVYFMKNELGLSLESYQKAVELNPKLATAYKKIADIAYARGEFEEAIRLTYLGYSQFPNDYTWSYALAILYHEKKDTEKALEYSYKALSLSPENEQVKELLEIIENQ, encoded by the coding sequence ATGAAAAAAGAGGTGCTTATAAAAATTTCTTCGTTAGTTGTTGATTGGGGATTACGATTGTCGGTCTTTTTAGTACCAATTTATTTTGCTTGGTTTAAGGAGAATTACGGTGTTTTTGATCTTAACAAGGTTTTTCTTCTGGGCTTTTTAAGTGTTTTTATTTTGTCCGCTTGGTTTCTTAATCTTTCTTTAACTCGTTCTTGGTCTAGAGTTAGACAGACAAGAGTTTTTTTACCCTTTTCTTTAGTGATTCTCTCTTGGGGTTTAGCTACTTTAGTAGCTATTAATTCTGAAATGGCTCTGTGGGGATCTTATGGCAGAAAACAGGGTCTTTATGCTTTACTTAATTACGCTTTAATATTTTTTATTGCTGTTAATTGGCTTAAGGATAGACGAAGTTTTGAGAAAATTTTAGCTTGGTGGTTGGCCGGGGTTTTCTTGTCTTGTTATTATGGTTTGATTCAGCTTGCGGGGCTTGATCCTTATAATTGGCTTGTAGTGTCAAACTATCGTATTTTTTCAGGGTATGGGCAGACTAATTTTTTTGCCCATTATTTGGTTGTTTCTATTCCGCTGACTGTTTATTTTATTTTTCAGGTGGCTAAAAAGAGGTTAATTATTTTTGCTTTATGGAGTCTTTTGGCCATGGAGTTTACTTGCTTACTCTTTACTTATAGTCGCGGTGCTTGGTTGGCCTTACTGGCAGCTGGTTTTACTGCTTTTCTTTTTTGGTTGATTAGGAAAAAATATTTTAAAACTTTAACCACCATTCTTGTTTTATCTGCTTGCTCAATTTTTTTATTATTTTTTACACCTCTTCGTTCTTTGGTTACTTCTTTTACCGATACCGAAGAGCACTCTTTTTTTGTAGTAAGAATTTCCAGTATTCTTGATTTTAAAAATGATACTATTAAAGCCAGGCTCCAATATTGGGAGCCTACTTTACCCACTTTTTTCAAAGAAACTCCTTTACGTAATCAACTATTTGGCTATGGTCCAGATAATCAGGAATTTTTTTATAGTCGCTTGTACCAAGCTGATTGGGCTTATTTTGAGGCTATTAACTCTTTTCCAGATAGGGCACACTTGGTTTTTTTTGATATTCTTTTACATTTCGGAATTTTGGGCTTATTGGCCTTTACTTGGTTTAGTTTTCTAATTATCAAAAGGCTATTTCTTTTTATTCTAAGATCACCCGAGCAAGGTAATTACTTTCTCGCTCTGACGGTTTTTGTTTCCTTAGTCGCTTATTTTGTTAATAACCTTTTTAGTTTTTCTACCACTGCTATGAGTCTTTTGTGGTTTATTTTAATGGCCATAGCTTGGTTAATTCCCGATAATTACCGATTAACAATTAAGCCAATAAAGTCTTTTAGTTCAATTTCTCTTTATTTTATTACTTTTTTTGTTTTCTTGACCACTTTTTTTGTTTGGTATATGCATGGGTTAAGTGCTTATGTAGCTGATCATTATTTATATGAAGCTAAAAAGTTGGGTCACAAAGCACCATGTGCACAAGTTTTACCGAAAATAAATAAAATGCTTGATTGGTATTTTGTTGAACCTCTTTATAGGGAAAATTATCTAAGTTATTATTCTAGATGTTTATCTTCTATTGATAAACAAGAGGATAGGCTATTGGTAGCTTCTTTAATGGATGAGGTTTTTGACAGTTTAAAGAAAAATTATCAGCTTTATAACCATAATTTAAGCATAGCTTTAAGCTATACTACCTTGGGTGAATATCTTGATAAAAAATACTATGAGGAGGCTGAAGAAATTTATTTTGATTTAATCAATTTAAATCCTTGGCTTACTTCCACTTACCAAGATTTTGGTATAATGAGAATTAAACAGCAGAGATTCGAAGAAGCTATTGATATTTTCCAGGAAGGTTTGAATAGATCTCCAGATTCTTATAAATATGATACTATAAGAAGGGAATTAATTAAGAGATCTTTAGCTAACTTTCATGAATTAATTGGCAGTGTTTATTTTATGAAGAATGAGCTTGGCCTTTCTTTGGAGTCTTATCAAAAGGCGGTGGAATTAAATCCTAAGTTAGCCACTGCCTATAAAAAAATTGCTGATATCGCTTATGCCAGAGGAGAGTTTGAGGAGGCGATAAGATTAACCTATTTAGGTTATAGTCAATTTCCCAATGACTATACTTGGTCATATGCTTTAGCCATTCTTTATCATGAAAAAAAAGACACGGAAAAGGCTTTAGAGTATTCTTATAAAGCTTTGTCTTTAAGCCCAGAGAATGAACAGGTTAAGGAGCTTTTGGAAATTATTGAAAACCAATAG
- a CDS encoding type II secretion system F family protein — MPLYKFRAYNNESGHEEVGKVEALDENQALETLASKSYQVISLELTTQGKSWSNLEFLNRINAKDLVVFSRQFSVMVSSSVPVVETLKILSQQLPKPKLRRVVGEIADEVDGGDRLSDSLAKRPGIFSNFFVSVIKSGEQSGKLDETLNYIADQMERDFEMNSKIKGAMIYPIFVVILMVSMGFLVMIFIVPKLTEILIETGGELPIATRILIGTSDFLVAFWWAVITGLIGLIIAFRLYFKTSLGRLNIHYLILKVPIFGNLLQMIYLVRFTRSMSTLIAGGVNISESLAVAGEVTNNAYYQKIVEKTMIEVQSGNSISLVFTKTPEIPTMVSQMMMVGEKTGKLDLSFEKITSFYNREITNMLGNLMSLIEPILMVVMGLGVGIMVAAILLPMYNVASQL; from the coding sequence ATGCCTCTTTATAAATTTAGAGCCTATAATAACGAAAGTGGCCATGAAGAAGTTGGTAAAGTTGAAGCGCTTGATGAAAATCAGGCGTTGGAGACTTTGGCTTCAAAATCTTACCAGGTTATTTCTCTTGAATTGACAACTCAAGGTAAGAGTTGGAGTAATTTGGAATTTTTAAACAGGATTAATGCTAAAGATTTAGTAGTTTTTTCTAGACAATTTTCCGTTATGGTCTCGTCCAGTGTTCCGGTGGTGGAAACTCTGAAAATCTTATCCCAGCAGTTACCTAAACCTAAATTACGTAGAGTAGTAGGAGAAATCGCTGATGAAGTTGACGGAGGAGATCGTCTGTCTGATTCTTTAGCTAAACGTCCGGGTATTTTTTCAAACTTTTTTGTTAGCGTTATTAAATCTGGTGAACAGTCCGGTAAGCTTGATGAAACATTGAATTATATTGCTGATCAGATGGAAAGAGATTTTGAAATGAATTCCAAAATAAAAGGCGCCATGATTTACCCGATCTTTGTGGTGATTTTAATGGTTAGTATGGGTTTTTTGGTAATGATCTTTATTGTGCCGAAATTAACTGAGATTCTTATTGAAACAGGCGGAGAATTACCTATTGCCACCAGAATTTTGATTGGTACTTCTGATTTTTTAGTTGCTTTTTGGTGGGCAGTTATAACTGGTTTAATTGGCCTTATTATTGCCTTTAGGCTTTATTTTAAAACTTCTTTGGGAAGACTTAATATTCACTATCTCATCTTAAAAGTGCCTATTTTCGGTAATCTTTTACAAATGATCTATCTTGTTCGTTTTACCCGTTCTATGAGTACTTTAATCGCTGGGGGTGTTAATATCTCAGAGAGTTTGGCGGTAGCTGGTGAAGTTACTAATAACGCTTATTATCAAAAAATTGTGGAAAAGACTATGATTGAGGTACAAAGTGGTAATTCAATTTCTTTAGTTTTTACTAAAACACCAGAAATTCCCACTATGGTTTCTCAGATGATGATGGTTGGCGAGAAGACTGGTAAGCTGGATCTGTCTTTTGAAAAAATAACTTCTTTCTATAATAGAGAAATTACCAATATGTTAGGTAATTTAATGTCTTTAATTGAGCCTATTTTAATGGTGGTTATGGGTTTGGGTGTGGGTATTATGGTAGCAGCTATTTTGTTGCCGATGTATAATGTAGCTAGCCAATTATAG